In one Streptomyces sp. NBC_01241 genomic region, the following are encoded:
- a CDS encoding PQQ-binding-like beta-propeller repeat protein, protein MTQPPQPPNEPPQGGFGAPQDPPPGGFGAPAPPPADPFGKQPATPPASGFGAPQAPPPAGPPQQPVPGYGYPQGQPQPGYGFPQAPVPGQPQPGYGFPQAPVPGQPQQGYGYPQGLPPGQPPQQGYGYPTAPMQQQYPPQQNGNGDGNGGKKFSTQMQIIVAASVAVVLIVAGGIWYSSSGGDDGKKKKEEASQTSGGTAEGKGGGRSGAVGGGGREKAPADPRSKVAFQLPLPKVTDTTKVDGSWLTDKAYVKSGLNEIVGYDLAKGTKLWSIPLAGQVCAASRHMSKDYKTAIAFEAGKPTAAKKYQPCNQVGALDLNTGKLMWSKSVTAATSGDAPVRYNEITLSGTTVAAAGTEGGAAFDLNTGAERWKPKVSTDGCYDTGYGGGDALAVVRKCGTYEDPQLVIQALNPTTGAPISSYKMPPGVDYASIVSTKPLVVAADVGDTAGDGSGISDFFSIDASTGKLLTRIAADGEKYAARCHSTEVESCSQLAVGNNRIYVPTEAHEGTGEYGDTNEIVSFDLTTGKPTSDRADAGERYTMFPVRMDGGNIIAYRMPPYDKGGQVVSIDGATFKQTVLMENPSDRSVREAETSFTPDFSEFLYNEGHLYLASTMASKPMGSLDTSRRLTIAFIRE, encoded by the coding sequence ATGACGCAGCCGCCCCAGCCGCCCAACGAGCCGCCCCAGGGTGGGTTCGGTGCCCCGCAGGACCCCCCGCCGGGTGGGTTCGGCGCGCCGGCACCGCCGCCCGCCGACCCGTTCGGCAAGCAGCCGGCCACCCCGCCCGCGAGCGGATTCGGCGCCCCGCAGGCCCCGCCGCCCGCGGGCCCGCCGCAGCAGCCGGTTCCGGGTTACGGCTACCCGCAGGGTCAGCCGCAGCCCGGTTACGGCTTCCCGCAGGCGCCCGTGCCCGGTCAGCCGCAGCCCGGTTACGGCTTCCCGCAGGCGCCCGTGCCCGGTCAGCCGCAGCAGGGGTACGGCTACCCGCAGGGCCTGCCGCCCGGTCAGCCGCCCCAGCAGGGGTACGGCTACCCGACCGCCCCGATGCAGCAGCAGTACCCGCCGCAGCAGAACGGGAACGGCGACGGGAACGGCGGCAAGAAATTCAGCACCCAGATGCAGATCATCGTCGCCGCCTCGGTCGCCGTCGTGCTGATCGTCGCCGGTGGCATCTGGTACTCCTCCAGCGGCGGTGACGACGGCAAGAAGAAGAAGGAGGAGGCGTCCCAGACCAGCGGCGGCACCGCCGAGGGCAAGGGCGGCGGCCGGAGCGGCGCGGTCGGTGGCGGCGGAAGGGAGAAGGCACCGGCGGACCCCAGGTCCAAGGTCGCCTTCCAGCTGCCGCTGCCGAAGGTCACCGACACCACCAAGGTCGACGGTTCCTGGCTGACCGACAAGGCATACGTGAAGTCCGGTCTGAACGAGATCGTCGGCTACGACCTGGCCAAGGGGACCAAGCTGTGGTCCATCCCGCTGGCCGGCCAGGTCTGCGCCGCCTCCCGGCACATGTCCAAGGACTACAAGACGGCCATCGCCTTCGAGGCGGGCAAGCCGACCGCGGCCAAGAAGTACCAGCCGTGCAACCAGGTCGGCGCGCTCGACCTGAACACCGGCAAGCTGATGTGGAGCAAGTCGGTGACCGCCGCCACCAGCGGTGACGCGCCGGTCAGGTACAACGAGATAACGCTCAGCGGTACCACGGTCGCCGCGGCCGGTACCGAGGGCGGTGCGGCGTTCGACCTCAACACCGGCGCCGAGCGCTGGAAGCCCAAGGTCTCCACCGACGGCTGCTACGACACCGGCTACGGCGGCGGCGACGCGCTCGCCGTGGTCCGCAAGTGCGGTACGTACGAAGACCCGCAGCTCGTCATCCAGGCACTGAACCCGACGACCGGCGCCCCGATCTCCTCGTACAAGATGCCGCCCGGTGTCGACTACGCGAGCATCGTTTCCACCAAGCCGCTGGTCGTCGCGGCCGACGTCGGCGACACCGCCGGTGACGGCAGCGGCATCTCGGACTTCTTCTCGATCGACGCCTCCACCGGCAAGCTGCTCACCAGGATCGCGGCGGACGGCGAGAAGTACGCCGCGCGGTGCCATTCCACCGAGGTCGAGAGCTGCAGCCAGCTGGCCGTCGGCAACAACCGCATCTACGTGCCGACCGAGGCCCATGAGGGCACCGGCGAGTACGGCGACACCAACGAGATCGTCTCCTTCGACCTCACGACCGGCAAGCCGACCAGCGACCGGGCCGACGCGGGTGAGCGCTACACGATGTTCCCGGTCCGCATGGACGGCGGCAACATCATCGCGTACCGGATGCCCCCGTACGACAAGGGCGGCCAGGTCGTCTCCATCGACGGTGCCACGTTCAAGCAGACGGTGCTGATGGAGAACCCGAGCGACCGGTCCGTCCGCGAGGCGGAGACCAGCTTCACGCCGGACTTCTCCGAATTCCTTTACAACGAGGGGCACTTGTACCTGGCCAGCACCATGGCGAGTAAGCCCATGGGATCCCTGGACACGAGCCGCCGCCTGACGATCGCTTTCATCAGGGAGTAA
- a CDS encoding PQQ-binding-like beta-propeller repeat protein, which yields MTQPPSQQPPQGGFGAPQEPPSGSPQPPQGPPQTPPPAQPPQSPPPQSPPAPQSPPPAQPGYAYPQSPGQAPGQIPGQAPGYGHPQQSGPYNQQQPGPYGQQPGPYGQAQQPGPYNQQPGPYGQAQQPGPYNQQPGPYGQQAQPGYGYPQQQYPGAPAPGGPGGGSLFKRKPALIVGAAVVALLVIGGGIFVATNGGGDDKKPVAGKSDDAKPSTSPSVDEGNGNSDGDGRESDDDLNAGRKPGEAKVLWLQKNDIDLPRNGSDVYGPWVVGDTVVKGMYRSISGYSVADGKQKWTLKLPADLCAAPSQTTTDGKIVIGINNGTTDKAVCADLQMIDLNTGKAGWKKSIKKNGIWDIMSEISLAISGNTVAVGRTGNSSAYQVSDGKELFGKQPGDCQPFAFAGGPKLIAASNCRTDDVYNPQHQVQELDPTTGKPKWTYRPKRGWEIDRVFSVSPLVVSLKKDKEWSILSLKENGSFRSGLVSDKGDKFAPDCGSAFAIFRKSLDGCTGVAADANTFYIATSQDSSGLARTNKVVAFDLNTGKPKWKAAAPAERMVKPLRMEGADVLLYVEAGYSKGGGIATLAPTGGAVKMVLKHPVSTSQIESTFYDTKIVYAGGRSFIASGRVSARNDKEELETKTMMAFGN from the coding sequence ATGACCCAGCCGCCCAGCCAGCAACCGCCGCAGGGGGGATTCGGCGCACCGCAGGAGCCGCCGTCGGGAAGTCCTCAGCCGCCCCAGGGGCCGCCGCAGACCCCGCCGCCCGCGCAGCCGCCGCAGTCCCCGCCGCCGCAGTCCCCGCCGGCTCCGCAGTCCCCGCCGCCCGCGCAGCCCGGTTACGCCTATCCTCAGTCCCCCGGCCAGGCGCCGGGCCAGATACCCGGTCAGGCCCCCGGTTACGGCCATCCCCAGCAGTCCGGCCCGTACAACCAGCAGCAGCCGGGCCCCTACGGCCAGCAGCCCGGTCCGTACGGTCAGGCGCAGCAGCCCGGCCCGTACAACCAGCAGCCGGGTCCGTACGGTCAGGCGCAGCAGCCGGGCCCGTACAACCAGCAGCCCGGCCCGTACGGCCAGCAGGCGCAGCCCGGTTACGGCTACCCGCAGCAGCAGTACCCCGGCGCACCGGCCCCGGGCGGCCCCGGCGGTGGCAGCCTCTTCAAGCGCAAGCCCGCGCTGATCGTCGGCGCCGCGGTCGTCGCGCTCCTCGTGATCGGCGGCGGCATCTTCGTCGCCACGAACGGGGGCGGCGACGACAAGAAGCCCGTCGCGGGGAAGAGCGACGACGCCAAGCCGAGCACCTCGCCCTCCGTCGACGAGGGCAACGGCAACAGTGACGGCGACGGCCGCGAGAGCGACGACGACCTCAACGCCGGCCGCAAGCCGGGCGAGGCGAAGGTCCTCTGGCTGCAGAAGAACGACATCGACCTGCCGCGCAACGGCTCGGACGTGTACGGCCCCTGGGTCGTCGGCGACACCGTCGTCAAGGGCATGTACCGCAGCATTTCCGGCTACTCCGTGGCCGACGGCAAGCAGAAGTGGACGCTGAAACTGCCCGCAGACCTGTGCGCGGCGCCCTCGCAGACCACCACCGACGGCAAGATCGTCATCGGAATCAATAACGGCACCACCGACAAGGCGGTCTGCGCGGACCTCCAGATGATCGACCTCAACACCGGCAAGGCCGGCTGGAAGAAGTCGATCAAGAAGAACGGCATCTGGGACATAATGTCGGAGATCTCGCTCGCCATCAGCGGCAACACCGTGGCGGTCGGGCGCACCGGCAACTCCAGCGCGTACCAGGTCAGCGACGGCAAGGAACTGTTCGGCAAGCAGCCGGGCGACTGCCAGCCGTTCGCCTTCGCGGGCGGGCCGAAGCTGATCGCCGCCTCCAACTGCCGCACCGACGACGTCTACAATCCGCAGCACCAGGTCCAGGAGCTCGACCCGACCACCGGGAAGCCCAAGTGGACCTACCGGCCCAAGCGCGGCTGGGAGATCGACCGGGTCTTCTCGGTGAGCCCGCTGGTGGTCTCCCTGAAGAAGGACAAGGAGTGGAGCATCCTCTCCCTCAAGGAGAACGGCTCGTTCCGCTCCGGGCTCGTCAGTGACAAGGGCGACAAGTTCGCGCCGGACTGCGGAAGCGCCTTCGCGATCTTCCGTAAGTCCCTGGACGGTTGCACCGGTGTCGCCGCCGACGCCAACACGTTCTACATCGCGACCTCGCAGGACTCCAGCGGCCTCGCCCGTACGAACAAGGTCGTGGCGTTCGACCTGAACACCGGCAAGCCCAAGTGGAAGGCCGCGGCCCCGGCCGAGCGCATGGTGAAGCCGCTGCGCATGGAGGGCGCCGACGTACTGCTGTACGTGGAGGCCGGTTACAGCAAGGGCGGCGGGATCGCCACCCTCGCACCGACCGGCGGCGCCGTGAAGATGGTGCTGAAGCACCCCGTGTCGACGTCCCAGATCGAGAGCACCTTCTACGACACGAAGATCGTCTACGCCGGTGGCCGTTCCTTCATCGCGAGCGGACGGGTCAGCGCGAGAAACGACAAGGAAGAGCTGGAGACGAAGACCATGATGGCCTTCGGCAACTGA
- a CDS encoding PQQ-binding-like beta-propeller repeat protein — MTQPPGQQPPQGGFGAPYDPPPGPAQPSSPPPGYGSAPLPGQAAGPYDAPGQAAGPYGTPVQPGPYGVPQPGPYNAPPQPGPYNAPAQPGPYNASTQPGPYNAPAQPGPYGQSPQPQPGFSPQPQPRPGGGGFFRGRRGAVIGGVLAVVLLAGGGIWFARSGDDASKPTAKASTDPGPSSSGDGGDDKAGNPSPGTRDLRAEADALNAQRKPGEAKVLWIQEGGVDVPRNGSDVYGPWIVGDTIVKAMFHTLSGYSVTDGRQKWSLRMPSNLCAAPSQATADGKIVLGIKSGHGDRAFCDALQMVDLTTGKAGWHKTYRRHGVWDELSEVAMAINGDTVTVGRTTRTDAFRVSDGKVLFGKLPGNCQPFGFASGPVAIAATSCQTAADDHKEQQVQRIDPVTGKVQWTYKVKKGWQVAQFYSANPPVVSLKQDDKWAVLVLNENGTYRSQLVGGTEDYVTECDEELLTDGKSLDNCLGVTADDRAVYLATKPDMAARHPTNKVVAFDLNTGRTKWKAAAPAGQTMMPMRVEGGRLLMYVAAEKNKGGGIASLPPTGGTPQMVLRHPAAASAVERGFFLSRVAYANGRSFLVHASISGIDDEAEKSMKSIVGFGN, encoded by the coding sequence ATGACCCAGCCGCCCGGCCAGCAACCGCCGCAGGGAGGCTTCGGGGCCCCGTACGATCCGCCACCGGGGCCGGCTCAGCCGTCCTCGCCCCCACCCGGATACGGCTCCGCGCCGCTGCCCGGCCAGGCCGCAGGGCCGTACGATGCGCCCGGCCAGGCCGCAGGGCCGTACGGCACGCCCGTACAGCCGGGGCCGTACGGTGTTCCGCAGCCCGGTCCGTACAACGCGCCGCCGCAGCCGGGACCGTACAACGCCCCCGCGCAGCCGGGACCGTACAACGCCTCGACGCAGCCCGGTCCGTACAACGCCCCCGCGCAGCCCGGTCCGTACGGCCAATCGCCGCAGCCGCAGCCCGGATTCAGCCCGCAGCCACAGCCGCGGCCCGGTGGCGGAGGGTTCTTCCGGGGGCGACGCGGAGCGGTCATCGGTGGCGTGCTCGCGGTGGTGCTGCTGGCCGGCGGTGGCATCTGGTTCGCCAGGAGCGGCGACGACGCGTCGAAGCCCACGGCGAAGGCGAGCACCGATCCCGGGCCGAGCTCCTCCGGTGACGGGGGCGACGACAAGGCCGGGAACCCGAGTCCGGGCACGCGCGACCTCCGCGCGGAGGCCGACGCGCTCAACGCCCAGCGCAAGCCGGGCGAGGCGAAGGTCCTCTGGATCCAGGAGGGCGGCGTCGACGTGCCGCGCAACGGCTCGGACGTGTACGGCCCCTGGATCGTCGGCGACACCATCGTCAAGGCCATGTTCCACACGCTCTCCGGCTATTCGGTCACCGACGGTCGCCAGAAGTGGAGCCTTCGCATGCCGTCGAATCTGTGCGCGGCGCCCTCGCAGGCCACCGCCGACGGCAAGATCGTCCTCGGGATCAAGTCCGGCCACGGGGACCGGGCGTTCTGCGACGCGCTCCAGATGGTCGACCTCACGACCGGCAAGGCCGGCTGGCACAAGACCTACAGGCGCCACGGCGTCTGGGACGAGCTCTCCGAGGTCGCGATGGCGATCAACGGCGACACCGTGACCGTGGGGCGCACCACCAGGACGGATGCTTTCCGGGTCAGTGACGGCAAGGTGCTCTTCGGGAAACTGCCGGGGAACTGCCAGCCGTTCGGCTTCGCGAGCGGTCCCGTGGCGATCGCCGCCACCAGCTGTCAGACGGCGGCCGACGACCACAAGGAGCAGCAGGTGCAGCGGATCGACCCGGTCACCGGCAAGGTCCAGTGGACGTACAAGGTCAAGAAGGGCTGGCAGGTCGCGCAGTTCTACTCGGCGAACCCACCGGTCGTCTCGCTGAAGCAGGACGACAAGTGGGCCGTCCTCGTGCTCAACGAGAACGGCACCTACCGCTCCCAACTGGTCGGTGGCACCGAGGACTACGTGACGGAGTGCGACGAGGAGCTCCTCACCGACGGCAAGAGTCTCGACAACTGCCTCGGCGTGACGGCCGACGACCGGGCGGTCTACCTGGCGACGAAGCCCGACATGGCGGCCCGCCATCCCACCAACAAGGTCGTGGCCTTCGACCTGAACACCGGTCGGACCAAGTGGAAGGCCGCGGCGCCGGCCGGTCAGACCATGATGCCGATGCGGGTGGAGGGCGGCAGGCTGCTGATGTATGTGGCGGCGGAGAAGAACAAGGGCGGCGGTATCGCGTCCCTCCCGCCCACGGGTGGCACACCGCAGATGGTGCTGCGGCATCCGGCGGCGGCCTCCGCGGTCGAAAGGGGCTTCTTCCTTTCCCGGGTCGCCTATGCGAACGGGCGCTCTTTCCTTGTGCACGCGAGCATCAGCGGGATCGATGACGAGGCGGAGAAGTCGATGAAGTCGATCGTGGGCTTCGGCAACTGA
- a CDS encoding ABC-F family ATP-binding cassette domain-containing protein, which produces MAVNLVNVEQVSKVYGTRALLDGVSLGVSEGDRIGVVGRNGDGKTTLIRMLARLEEADSGRVTHSGGLRLGVLTQHDSLDPEATIRHEVIGDLADHEWAGSAKIRDVLTGLFGGLALPGFEHGLDTVIAPLSGGERRRIALAKLLIAEQDLIVLDEPTNHLDVEGISWLAGHLRARRSALVCVTHDRWFLDQVCTRMWDVQRGTVHEYEGGYSDYVFARAERERIAATEESKRQNLMRKELAWLRRGAPARTSKPRYRIEAANELIADVPPPRDTSELMKFANARLGKTVFDLEDVTVQAGPKTLLTHLTWQLGPGDRIGLVGVNGAGKTSLLRALAEAARTQGDTQPAAGKVVVGKTVRLAYLSQEVHELNPNLRVLEAVQQVRDRVDLGKGREMTAGQLCEQFGFSKEKQWTPVGDLSGGERRRLQILRLLMDEPNVLFLDEPTNDLDIETLTQLEDLLDGWPGSMIVISHDRFFIERTTDRVMALLGDRALRMLPRGIDEYLERRQRMEEAATPSAAPAAKEKAAPAATVSPQAARAAKKELQKVERQLDKMSTRETALHAQIADNATDFEKVAKLDAELRELVAERDELEMRWLELAEEA; this is translated from the coding sequence ATGGCCGTCAATCTGGTCAATGTCGAGCAGGTCAGCAAGGTGTACGGCACCCGTGCCCTGCTCGACGGCGTGTCCCTCGGGGTGTCCGAGGGGGACCGGATCGGTGTCGTGGGCCGTAACGGCGACGGCAAGACGACCCTCATCCGGATGCTCGCCAGGCTGGAGGAGGCGGACAGCGGCCGCGTCACCCACAGCGGTGGGCTGCGCCTCGGCGTCCTGACCCAGCACGACTCGCTCGACCCGGAGGCGACCATCCGCCACGAGGTGATCGGCGACCTCGCCGACCACGAGTGGGCGGGCAGCGCCAAGATCCGCGACGTGCTCACCGGGCTCTTCGGCGGGCTCGCCCTGCCGGGCTTCGAGCATGGTCTGGACACCGTCATCGCGCCGCTCTCCGGCGGTGAGCGGCGCCGCATCGCGCTGGCCAAGCTGCTCATCGCCGAGCAGGACCTGATCGTCCTCGACGAGCCGACCAACCACCTCGACGTCGAGGGCATCTCCTGGCTCGCCGGCCATCTGCGGGCACGCCGTTCGGCGCTCGTCTGCGTCACCCACGACCGCTGGTTCCTCGACCAGGTCTGTACGCGCATGTGGGACGTCCAGCGCGGCACGGTCCACGAATACGAGGGCGGCTACAGCGACTACGTCTTCGCCCGGGCCGAACGGGAGCGGATCGCCGCGACCGAGGAGTCCAAGCGGCAGAACCTGATGCGCAAGGAGCTGGCCTGGCTGCGCCGTGGCGCCCCCGCCCGTACCTCCAAGCCGCGCTACCGCATCGAGGCGGCCAACGAACTGATCGCCGACGTGCCGCCGCCGCGCGACACCAGCGAGCTGATGAAGTTCGCCAACGCGCGGCTCGGCAAGACCGTCTTCGACCTGGAGGACGTGACCGTCCAGGCGGGACCCAAGACGCTGCTCACCCACCTCACCTGGCAGCTGGGCCCCGGCGACCGGATCGGCCTGGTCGGGGTCAACGGCGCGGGCAAGACCTCGCTGCTGCGGGCGCTCGCCGAGGCGGCCCGTACGCAGGGCGACACCCAGCCCGCCGCCGGGAAGGTCGTCGTCGGCAAGACGGTCAGGCTCGCCTACCTCTCCCAGGAGGTCCATGAGCTGAACCCGAACCTGCGGGTGCTCGAAGCGGTGCAGCAGGTACGGGACCGGGTCGACCTCGGCAAGGGCCGGGAGATGACCGCGGGCCAGCTCTGCGAGCAGTTCGGCTTCTCGAAGGAGAAGCAGTGGACCCCGGTCGGCGACCTCTCCGGCGGTGAGCGGCGCCGGCTCCAGATCCTGCGTCTGCTGATGGACGAGCCGAACGTCCTCTTCCTCGACGAGCCCACCAACGACCTCGACATCGAGACCCTGACCCAGCTGGAGGACCTCCTCGACGGCTGGCCCGGGTCGATGATCGTGATCTCCCACGACCGGTTCTTCATCGAGCGCACCACGGACCGGGTGATGGCGCTGCTCGGCGACCGCGCGCTGCGGATGCTGCCGCGTGGGATCGACGAGTACCTGGAGCGCAGGCAGCGGATGGAGGAGGCGGCCACCCCCTCCGCCGCGCCCGCGGCCAAGGAGAAGGCCGCGCCGGCCGCGACCGTCTCCCCGCAGGCCGCACGCGCGGCGAAGAAGGAACTGCAGAAGGTGGAGCGGCAGCTCGACAAGATGTCGACACGGGAGACCGCGCTGCACGCCCAGATCGCGGACAACGCCACGGACTTCGAGAAGGTGGCGAAGCTGGACGCGGAGCTGCGCGAACTGGTCGCGGAGCGCGATGAGTTGGAGATGCGCTGGCTGGAACTGGCCGAGGAAGCCTGA
- a CDS encoding type II toxin-antitoxin system Phd/YefM family antitoxin — translation MRTMTYTESRAKYAETLNAVVDDREEVIVTRAGHEPVVIVALDEYESLKETAYLLRSPENARRLLASIERLESGAGIARELAE, via the coding sequence ATGCGGACCATGACCTACACCGAATCGCGGGCGAAGTACGCCGAGACGCTCAACGCGGTCGTCGACGACCGCGAGGAAGTCATAGTGACGCGAGCCGGACACGAACCGGTGGTGATCGTCGCACTCGACGAGTACGAGTCCCTGAAAGAAACCGCCTACCTGCTCCGGAGCCCCGAGAACGCCCGCCGCCTGCTGGCCTCGATAGAGCGCCTGGAGTCCGGTGCGGGCATCGCACGGGAGCTCGCCGAGTGA
- a CDS encoding Txe/YoeB family addiction module toxin → MKFVWDESAWEDYVWWQAQDRKILKRINTLLQDVARNGNEGMGKPEPLKHGFQGFWSRRITDEHRLIYKVVNEEVRIAACRYHYGR, encoded by the coding sequence GTGAAATTCGTCTGGGACGAGTCGGCCTGGGAGGACTACGTCTGGTGGCAGGCGCAGGACCGGAAGATCCTCAAGCGGATCAATACGCTGTTGCAGGATGTCGCCCGGAACGGGAACGAGGGCATGGGAAAGCCAGAGCCCCTGAAGCACGGTTTCCAGGGGTTCTGGTCCCGCCGGATCACCGATGAGCACCGGCTCATCTACAAAGTCGTGAACGAAGAGGTCCGCATCGCCGCCTGCCGCTACCACTACGGCCGGTAG